In the Theobroma cacao cultivar B97-61/B2 chromosome 1, Criollo_cocoa_genome_V2, whole genome shotgun sequence genome, one interval contains:
- the LOC18611383 gene encoding probable starch synthase 4, chloroplastic/amyloplastic isoform X1, which translates to MLMATSLIPAIPSSPSRRFSILTTPNAKFLKVPALCCFRKKGEINGLSRTPSPMDSGGQNDGEMSLEHSSNVELEMKNKEIWRLFKEAQQNILYLNKQRLKAVEELNKANREKQLLVDKIEQLEKENRRAGGKDNLALCWALLLRIDAMVLGGMISPAEATDLRRMVMDSKVSVANVFSDMPQKRDAELLAELRHFSEGSKKKGFHIIHICTEMEPLVSIGPLAPYITGLSCALQRKGHLVEVILPKYASLDLDEVQGLREIEAESFSYFNGQLHGNRIWTGVVYGIGVTFIQPLYFSSFFNRDRIYDYPDDFERFTYFSRASLDYIAKSGKQPDVLHLHNWETAIVGPLFWDIFAKQSPCLSHMASFHQMQLAGIYTQVKSAPKIQGLGNTRILLTCHGLDSQCLEEPDKLALCGLDPGRLHRPDRLQDTAKTHLVNILKGGVVYSNKVVVMSSMHSKGRIICSSHGLEPTLALHKEKLLVAPCGFDNSTWDPSKDNFLPVNYSAENMRGKDACKVALQQQAGLSEHASFILAGFIFSEVSDFELEKMKEVVWNATKVGAQFVFMGNGAVPTINRALRSFQEELEDGNVKFFYRYNEVLSHLMFAGSDIILCQSFDDPLLQVPLKALKYGAAPVSLTSSDKNFRYSADHDHEITRLSQFMRSTFGNMTLSQALDEINNNPSTWKRKISDAMMKDFSWGAECYDIHVSAYTAVKSL; encoded by the exons ATGTTAATGGCAACTTCGCTAATTCCCGCGATCCCTTCTTCGCCTTCTCGTCGCTTCTCGATTCTAACGACGCCTAACGCTAAATTCCTTAAAGTTCCCGCACTTTGTTGCTTCAg GAAGAAGGGTGAAATCAATGGCTTATCTAGAACCCCTTCACCAATGGA CTCTGGAGGTCAAAACGATGGGGAAATGTCACTG GAACATTCTTCCAATGTTGAActggaaatgaaaaataaagagataTGGCGACTATTCAAGGAAGCTCAGCAGA atattttgtaTTTGAATAAACAACGACTCAAGGCTGTCGAGGAGCTGAATAAAGCAAATAGGGAGAAACAGTTATTGGTAGATAAGATAGAGCAACTGGAGAAAGAAAACAGACGGGCTGGTGGGAAAG ATAATCTAGCACTGTGCTGGGCATTGTTGCTTCGGATAGACGCAATGGTCCTTGGTGGAATGATTAGCCCCGCAGAGGCAACTGATTTGAGAAGGATGGTCATGGATAGCAAAGTTAGTGTAGCAAATGTATTCTCAGACATGCCGCAGAAAAGAGATGCTGAACTTCTTGCAGAACTCCGCCACTTCTCTGAAGGAAGCAAAAA GAAAGGTTTTCACATCATTCACATATGTACTGAAATGGAACCATTGGTTTCAATTGGGCCCTTGGCACCGTACATAACTGGCTTATCTTGTGCACTGCAAAGAAAGGGCCATTTGGTGGAAGTTATTTTGCCAAA GTATGCCAGCCTTGACCTGGATGAGGTTCAGGGGTTGCGAGAAATTGAGGCAGAgtctttttcatattttaatggCCAACTGCATGGAAATAGAATCTGGACTGG GGTTGTCTATGGCATTGGAGTTACTTTTATTCAACCTTTATATTTCTCATCTTTTTTCAACCGAGACAGGATATATGACTATCCTGATGACTTTGAACG ATTTACCTATTTCTCTCGTGCTTCATTGGATTATATAGCAAAATCTGGAAAGCAACCTGATGTGTTGCACTTACATAATTGGGAGACTGCTATTGTTGGACCTCTTTTCTGGGATATTTTTGCTAAACAG TCTCCCTGCCTGAGTCATATGGCTTCCTTTCACCAGATGCAACTTGCTGGAATATACACTCAAGTGAAAAGTGCACCAAAGATACAG GGGCTGGGAAATACAAGAATATTATTGACATGCCATGGCCTTGACTCACAG tGTCTCGAGGAACCTGATAAGCTAGCACTATGTGGACTTGATCCTGGTAGACTTCATCGCCCTGACCGTTTGCAAGATACTGCTAAGACACATCTTGTGAACATTTTGAAG GGTGGGGTAGTTTATTCTAACAAAGTTGTAGTTATGTCATCCATGCACTCTAAAGGAAGGATCATTTGCAGTAGTCATGGATTGGAACCTACCTTAGCCCTTCACAA GGAAAAATTGCTTGTTGCTCCTTGCGGATTTGATAACTCTACCTGGGATCCATCCAAGGATAATTTTCTTCCAGTAAATTATAGTGCAGAGAACATGAGGGGAAAAGATGCATGCAAAGTTGCATTACAGCAGCAGGCAGGCTTATCTGAACATGCTTCTTTTATTCTG GCTGGATTCATCTTCTCTGAAGTATCAGATTTTGAATTGGAGAAAATGAAGGAAGTTGTCTGGAATGCTACCAAAGTGGGTGCCCAG TTTGTCTTCATGGGGAATGGTGCAGTGCCAACTATAAATAGAGCACTCAGATCTTTTCAGGAAGAACTGGAG GATGGAAATGTGAAATTCTTTTACCGCTACAATGAAGTACTATCACATTTGATGTTTGCAGGATCTGACATTATATTGTGTCAGTCCTTTGACGATCCTCTGCTTCAAGTTCCA CTCAAGGCTTTAAAATATGGGGCTGCTCCAGTTTCACTAACCTCCAGCGATAAGAACTTTAG ATATTCTGCAGATCATGACCATGAGATCACCAGATTGTCACAGTTCATGAGATCTACCTTTGGAAATATGACCCTTAGCCAGgcccttgatgaaatt AATAATAACCCATCTACATGGAAAAGAAAGATATCGGACGCCATGATGAAGGACTTCTCATGGGGTGCAGAATGCTATGACATTCATGTCTCAGCATACACCGCGGTCAAAAGTCTGTGA
- the LOC18611383 gene encoding probable starch synthase 4, chloroplastic/amyloplastic isoform X2, producing the protein MLMATSLIPAIPSSPSRRFSILTTPNAKFLKVPALCCFRKKGEINGLSRTPSPMDSGGQNDGEMSLEHSSNVELEMKNKEIWRLFKEAQQNILYLNKQRLKAVEELNKANREKQLLVDKIEQLEKENRRAGGKDNLALCWALLLRIDAMVLGGMISPAEATDLRRMVMDSKVSVANVFSDMPQKRDAELLAELRHFSEGSKKKGFHIIHICTEMEPLVSIGPLAPYITGLSCALQRKGHLVEVILPKYASLDLDEVQGLREIEAESFSYFNGQLHGNRIWTGVVYGIGVTFIQPLYFSSFFNRDRIYDYPDDFERFTYFSRASLDYIAKSGKQPDVLHLHNWETAIVGPLFWDIFAKQGLGNTRILLTCHGLDSQCLEEPDKLALCGLDPGRLHRPDRLQDTAKTHLVNILKGGVVYSNKVVVMSSMHSKGRIICSSHGLEPTLALHKEKLLVAPCGFDNSTWDPSKDNFLPVNYSAENMRGKDACKVALQQQAGLSEHASFILAGFIFSEVSDFELEKMKEVVWNATKVGAQFVFMGNGAVPTINRALRSFQEELEDGNVKFFYRYNEVLSHLMFAGSDIILCQSFDDPLLQVPLKALKYGAAPVSLTSSDKNFRYSADHDHEITRLSQFMRSTFGNMTLSQALDEINNNPSTWKRKISDAMMKDFSWGAECYDIHVSAYTAVKSL; encoded by the exons ATGTTAATGGCAACTTCGCTAATTCCCGCGATCCCTTCTTCGCCTTCTCGTCGCTTCTCGATTCTAACGACGCCTAACGCTAAATTCCTTAAAGTTCCCGCACTTTGTTGCTTCAg GAAGAAGGGTGAAATCAATGGCTTATCTAGAACCCCTTCACCAATGGA CTCTGGAGGTCAAAACGATGGGGAAATGTCACTG GAACATTCTTCCAATGTTGAActggaaatgaaaaataaagagataTGGCGACTATTCAAGGAAGCTCAGCAGA atattttgtaTTTGAATAAACAACGACTCAAGGCTGTCGAGGAGCTGAATAAAGCAAATAGGGAGAAACAGTTATTGGTAGATAAGATAGAGCAACTGGAGAAAGAAAACAGACGGGCTGGTGGGAAAG ATAATCTAGCACTGTGCTGGGCATTGTTGCTTCGGATAGACGCAATGGTCCTTGGTGGAATGATTAGCCCCGCAGAGGCAACTGATTTGAGAAGGATGGTCATGGATAGCAAAGTTAGTGTAGCAAATGTATTCTCAGACATGCCGCAGAAAAGAGATGCTGAACTTCTTGCAGAACTCCGCCACTTCTCTGAAGGAAGCAAAAA GAAAGGTTTTCACATCATTCACATATGTACTGAAATGGAACCATTGGTTTCAATTGGGCCCTTGGCACCGTACATAACTGGCTTATCTTGTGCACTGCAAAGAAAGGGCCATTTGGTGGAAGTTATTTTGCCAAA GTATGCCAGCCTTGACCTGGATGAGGTTCAGGGGTTGCGAGAAATTGAGGCAGAgtctttttcatattttaatggCCAACTGCATGGAAATAGAATCTGGACTGG GGTTGTCTATGGCATTGGAGTTACTTTTATTCAACCTTTATATTTCTCATCTTTTTTCAACCGAGACAGGATATATGACTATCCTGATGACTTTGAACG ATTTACCTATTTCTCTCGTGCTTCATTGGATTATATAGCAAAATCTGGAAAGCAACCTGATGTGTTGCACTTACATAATTGGGAGACTGCTATTGTTGGACCTCTTTTCTGGGATATTTTTGCTAAACAG GGGCTGGGAAATACAAGAATATTATTGACATGCCATGGCCTTGACTCACAG tGTCTCGAGGAACCTGATAAGCTAGCACTATGTGGACTTGATCCTGGTAGACTTCATCGCCCTGACCGTTTGCAAGATACTGCTAAGACACATCTTGTGAACATTTTGAAG GGTGGGGTAGTTTATTCTAACAAAGTTGTAGTTATGTCATCCATGCACTCTAAAGGAAGGATCATTTGCAGTAGTCATGGATTGGAACCTACCTTAGCCCTTCACAA GGAAAAATTGCTTGTTGCTCCTTGCGGATTTGATAACTCTACCTGGGATCCATCCAAGGATAATTTTCTTCCAGTAAATTATAGTGCAGAGAACATGAGGGGAAAAGATGCATGCAAAGTTGCATTACAGCAGCAGGCAGGCTTATCTGAACATGCTTCTTTTATTCTG GCTGGATTCATCTTCTCTGAAGTATCAGATTTTGAATTGGAGAAAATGAAGGAAGTTGTCTGGAATGCTACCAAAGTGGGTGCCCAG TTTGTCTTCATGGGGAATGGTGCAGTGCCAACTATAAATAGAGCACTCAGATCTTTTCAGGAAGAACTGGAG GATGGAAATGTGAAATTCTTTTACCGCTACAATGAAGTACTATCACATTTGATGTTTGCAGGATCTGACATTATATTGTGTCAGTCCTTTGACGATCCTCTGCTTCAAGTTCCA CTCAAGGCTTTAAAATATGGGGCTGCTCCAGTTTCACTAACCTCCAGCGATAAGAACTTTAG ATATTCTGCAGATCATGACCATGAGATCACCAGATTGTCACAGTTCATGAGATCTACCTTTGGAAATATGACCCTTAGCCAGgcccttgatgaaatt AATAATAACCCATCTACATGGAAAAGAAAGATATCGGACGCCATGATGAAGGACTTCTCATGGGGTGCAGAATGCTATGACATTCATGTCTCAGCATACACCGCGGTCAAAAGTCTGTGA
- the LOC18611383 gene encoding probable starch synthase 4, chloroplastic/amyloplastic isoform X3, translating into MLMATSLIPAIPSSPSRRFSILTTPNAKFLKVPALCCFRKKGEINGLSRTPSPMDSGGQNDGEMSLEHSSNVELEMKNKEIWRLFKEAQQNILYLNKQRLKAVEELNKANREKQLLVDKIEQLEKENRRAGGKDNLALCWALLLRIDAMVLGGMISPAEATDLRRMVMDSKVSVANVFSDMPQKRDAELLAELRHFSEGSKKKGFHIIHICTEMEPLVSIGPLAPYITGLSCALQRKGHLVEVILPKYASLDLDEVQGLREIEAESFSYFNGQLHGNRIWTGVVYGIGVTFIQPLYFSSFFNRDRIYDYPDDFERFTYFSRASLDYIAKSGKQPDVLHLHNWETAIVGPLFWDIFAKQSPCLSHMASFHQMQLAGIYTQVKSAPKIQGLGNTRILLTCHGLDSQCLEEPDKLALCGLDPGRLHRPDRLQDTAKTHLVNILKGGVVYSNKVVVMSSMHSKGRIICSSHGLEPTLALHKEKLLVAPCGFDNSTWDPSKDNFLPVNYSAENMRGKDACKVALQQQAGLSEHASFILAGFIFSEVSDFELEKMKEVVWNATKVGAQFVFMGNGAVPTINRALRSFQEELETKSSK; encoded by the exons ATGTTAATGGCAACTTCGCTAATTCCCGCGATCCCTTCTTCGCCTTCTCGTCGCTTCTCGATTCTAACGACGCCTAACGCTAAATTCCTTAAAGTTCCCGCACTTTGTTGCTTCAg GAAGAAGGGTGAAATCAATGGCTTATCTAGAACCCCTTCACCAATGGA CTCTGGAGGTCAAAACGATGGGGAAATGTCACTG GAACATTCTTCCAATGTTGAActggaaatgaaaaataaagagataTGGCGACTATTCAAGGAAGCTCAGCAGA atattttgtaTTTGAATAAACAACGACTCAAGGCTGTCGAGGAGCTGAATAAAGCAAATAGGGAGAAACAGTTATTGGTAGATAAGATAGAGCAACTGGAGAAAGAAAACAGACGGGCTGGTGGGAAAG ATAATCTAGCACTGTGCTGGGCATTGTTGCTTCGGATAGACGCAATGGTCCTTGGTGGAATGATTAGCCCCGCAGAGGCAACTGATTTGAGAAGGATGGTCATGGATAGCAAAGTTAGTGTAGCAAATGTATTCTCAGACATGCCGCAGAAAAGAGATGCTGAACTTCTTGCAGAACTCCGCCACTTCTCTGAAGGAAGCAAAAA GAAAGGTTTTCACATCATTCACATATGTACTGAAATGGAACCATTGGTTTCAATTGGGCCCTTGGCACCGTACATAACTGGCTTATCTTGTGCACTGCAAAGAAAGGGCCATTTGGTGGAAGTTATTTTGCCAAA GTATGCCAGCCTTGACCTGGATGAGGTTCAGGGGTTGCGAGAAATTGAGGCAGAgtctttttcatattttaatggCCAACTGCATGGAAATAGAATCTGGACTGG GGTTGTCTATGGCATTGGAGTTACTTTTATTCAACCTTTATATTTCTCATCTTTTTTCAACCGAGACAGGATATATGACTATCCTGATGACTTTGAACG ATTTACCTATTTCTCTCGTGCTTCATTGGATTATATAGCAAAATCTGGAAAGCAACCTGATGTGTTGCACTTACATAATTGGGAGACTGCTATTGTTGGACCTCTTTTCTGGGATATTTTTGCTAAACAG TCTCCCTGCCTGAGTCATATGGCTTCCTTTCACCAGATGCAACTTGCTGGAATATACACTCAAGTGAAAAGTGCACCAAAGATACAG GGGCTGGGAAATACAAGAATATTATTGACATGCCATGGCCTTGACTCACAG tGTCTCGAGGAACCTGATAAGCTAGCACTATGTGGACTTGATCCTGGTAGACTTCATCGCCCTGACCGTTTGCAAGATACTGCTAAGACACATCTTGTGAACATTTTGAAG GGTGGGGTAGTTTATTCTAACAAAGTTGTAGTTATGTCATCCATGCACTCTAAAGGAAGGATCATTTGCAGTAGTCATGGATTGGAACCTACCTTAGCCCTTCACAA GGAAAAATTGCTTGTTGCTCCTTGCGGATTTGATAACTCTACCTGGGATCCATCCAAGGATAATTTTCTTCCAGTAAATTATAGTGCAGAGAACATGAGGGGAAAAGATGCATGCAAAGTTGCATTACAGCAGCAGGCAGGCTTATCTGAACATGCTTCTTTTATTCTG GCTGGATTCATCTTCTCTGAAGTATCAGATTTTGAATTGGAGAAAATGAAGGAAGTTGTCTGGAATGCTACCAAAGTGGGTGCCCAG TTTGTCTTCATGGGGAATGGTGCAGTGCCAACTATAAATAGAGCACTCAGATCTTTTCAGGAAGAACTGGAG ACCAAGAGCAGCAAATGA